A section of the Pseudanabaena mucicola str. Chao 1806 genome encodes:
- a CDS encoding PspA/IM30 family protein, translating to MGLLDRIGMVVKSNVNAMVTAAEDPEKILEQSIIDMQEDLVQLRQAVAQSMAALKRQEQQYNQSTTQAQEWEKRAMLALQKGDENLAREALSRKKTHADAAATLKVGLDQQTTQVDTLKKNLIAIEGKISEAKTKKEMLKARLQSARAQENLNNMLGKVNTNSAAATFERMEERVLMAEAKASASAELGMDNLESQFAQLEAGSGVDDELSALKAKMLSSSPAPQGALPPSDAPKQSVGAAIDAELEALRRQMGN from the coding sequence ATGGGATTACTCGATCGCATTGGTATGGTGGTCAAGTCCAATGTAAATGCAATGGTTACGGCTGCTGAAGATCCAGAAAAAATTCTGGAGCAATCAATCATTGATATGCAAGAAGATTTGGTGCAATTGCGCCAAGCTGTCGCGCAATCAATGGCAGCCCTCAAGCGCCAAGAGCAACAATATAATCAAAGTACAACTCAAGCCCAAGAATGGGAAAAGCGAGCAATGCTAGCCCTCCAGAAGGGAGATGAGAATCTAGCAAGGGAAGCGCTCAGTCGCAAGAAAACCCATGCAGATGCGGCAGCGACTTTAAAAGTTGGATTGGATCAACAAACAACCCAAGTAGATACTCTCAAGAAAAATCTGATTGCGATCGAAGGCAAAATTTCTGAGGCAAAAACCAAGAAAGAAATGCTTAAGGCAAGATTGCAATCGGCTAGGGCTCAAGAAAATCTCAACAATATGTTGGGCAAGGTAAATACTAACTCTGCTGCTGCGACTTTTGAGCGCATGGAAGAGCGTGTATTAATGGCAGAAGCCAAGGCAAGTGCAAGTGCTGAACTTGGTATGGACAACCTCGAATCACAGTTTGCCCAGCTAGAAGCTGGTAGTGGTGTCGATGATGAACTCTCGGCTCTCAAAGCTAAAATGCTCTCTAGCAGCCCTGCTCCTCAAGGAGCCTTGCCTCCATCGGACGCACCAAAGCAAAGTGTTGGTGCAGCGATTGATGCTGAGCTGGAAGCTCTCCGTCGCCAAATGGGTAATTAG